CCCTGGCCCGGACCCTCTGCTAGAACTCGCCAATCCCACGTGTAAGTCCGAGACAGAGACGGCTCTAAGCCTCTAAGGTAGGTCTTTAGGTCGTCCCCTTGTCCCGCTGGCCTGGCTGGCTGGTTCGGGGATCTTTGATTCAATTTCTTAGTCCCGTACTTCGTCTGTACGCCTAGTCCGGGAATGGCGAATTTTCCAAATTGTAAATGGGTCCTCCCCGGTTCGGAGGGGCGTTCCCGCCCTCGCGCGTTGGCGTCAACCTGACGGGTAGATCGTTTTCCATTACTTCAACTCGAGTATCGCCCGTCGTTGATGGTCCTGCCTGGGGCCTTTCCTGTTCTTTGAAGGTCAGGGTTAGCAACATTCCGAGGTTGAAGGAACACCGCACTCCAGTTCACGATGGCTTCTCCGTCCGCATCTgagaagcagcagcagtatGTTCGCAAGAGCCTCGACTCAACATCAGGCGACAGGACCGCCGCTGCGACACCGGACGTCAACATGCTCCGGGACGACAAGCACATCCCCGACGACTCAAGCTTAGGCCGATCGAGTAGAGACGACTCAAGCGACGACAATGGCGACAACCTCGCGCCGCAACAATCCAATGCTTCTTCGGTATGGGCTGTCGACGGCATGTCGTTCCCCCGTGAAGCCATGTTCGTAATTATTTGCTGCATGGCACAATTCTGCACTCGTAAGTTGCTGCCCTCTATCCCCAAACTCCATCTCGTAGCATCGCGTTATCCCTAAGCATGAGAAAACATGAAAATTATGGACTAACCACTTGCACAGAGGCCGCCTACATGGAAACCCTCGTCCTCCTCCACGTCATCGGCGGCTCCTTTCACGTAGACAACCCAGCCCGCCTAGCCTGGCTCGTTGCCGGCTACTCCCTCACCGTCGGCACCTTCATCCTCTTCTCGGGCCGCCTCGGCGACGCCTTTGGCTACAAGCGCATGCTCATCATCGGCTTCGCCTGGTTCTCCCTCTGGTCCCTCATCGCCGGCCTCAGCGTCTACTCAAACTTCACACTCGCCGTCTTCTCACGCGTCCTCCAGGGCATCGGCCCGGCCATCTGCCTCCCCAATGCCCTGGCCTTATTCGGCGCCGCCTACCCGCCGGGTCACCGCAAGGCCATGGTTTTCTCTTTCTTCGGCGCCGTCGCGCCCATGGGCGGCGTCGTCGGAGCCGCCATCGCCTGCACGCTCGAGCTCGAGTGGTGGCCTTGGGCACTCTGGGCCCTCTCCATCTGGCTCGCGATCCTGGCCGTCGCGGGCTACTTCATCATCCCTGAGCCGCACGCAAAGGTCGACCGCCCTCCGAGGACCCTCAGCGACATGTTTGTCGAGCTCGACATCCCCGGCGCGGTCACGGGCATCGTGGCGCTCATCCTCTTCAACTTTGCTTGGAACCAGGCGCCCATCGACGGCTGGAAGACGCCCACGGTCCTCGTCCCGCTCATCCTCGGCCTCGTCCTTTTCGGCGTCTTCACCGCCATCGAGTTCAAGTACGCTGAGAAGCCTCTTCTGCCCTTTGACGCCGTCAACGCCGACGTCGCTTTCGTCCTCGCGGCCGTCGTCTGCGGCTGGGCGACCTTCGGCATCTGGACGCTCTACCTCGTCCAGATCCTCCAGGAGATCCGCACGCTCTCGCCGCTGCTCACGTGCGCGTGGTTCTCGCCCGTCGTGGTCACGGGCGGTCTCGCGGCCGTCATCACGGGCAAGCTCCTCGGCCCGCTCAAGGTGCGCCCGCCCGTCGTCATGACGATGGCGCTCATCGCCTTCACCGTCGGCGTCATCCTCACGGCCACGGCGCCCGAGAACCAGATCTACTGGGCGCAGATCTTCGTCTCCATGATCATCATGCCCTTTGGCATGGACATGAGCTTCCCCGCCGCGACGCTGATCCTGTCGAATGCCGTCAAGAAGGAGCACCAGGGCATCGGGGCGAGTCTGGTCAACACGGTGGTCAACTACGGCATCGCGCTCGGCGTCGGGTTCGCGGGCACGGTGGAGGTGCACGTCAGCAAGGGCGCGGGGACCAAGGAGGAGCAGTTCAGGGGGTTCCGGGGCGCGTTGTACATGGGTGTCGGGCTCGCTGGGCTTGGATTGTGTGTTGCGTTGACGTTTTTGGCGAGAGAGTGGCGGCATCGCAAGGGCGGCTCAGGGAACGAGGAGAAAGCTGCCGAGGCGCAAACGGGAAACTCATGATAAGACGTGTATAGAATAGATGAGGTAGCTGCTCGGCGCAGTGATAGACTAGATGTTGGTAGACAACAAGATTTGTTCACAATTAGGGTCCTACCAACTCGACCGTGCCATGTGAAGCTGTCAGCACATCGGGGTATCCAAGTATGTCTCGTGCGAAACACCAAATCGCAGCAATGTATGATACGATGGACCATAAGTCATCGATTTCACATGAGCACAAAAGATGGATTGAGTCATGAGTGAATCCCAGGGGTTCGTGAATATCAGAGAGAAAGAATGCATCCTATTTTTTGGTATCCAGTTGATGCTCGCTGCCAACCAAACAAGATGCTCTTATCCAAAACGCCATGCTGTTGAAGTCTAGCAAACCCTCACACCTCCGCCGCCTTCTTCCCTACCCATAACACCCTTTCTTCCCCTCGAGGCGTGCCTCCATGAGAGAGGTAGAGCCTCATTTCCCAGTCCGGCTCCGAAGCGTCTTCAACCCCGTCTTATGCTCCGTATGCTTCTTACTCAACTGCACCTGTCTCACAAACAAACTCAGAACGAGCCCGAGCCCGGCAAACGCAACATAGACGATATACATCGTCCTCAGAGAACTCAGATACGCCCCGCGCGCAATCTGCCCCTGCTCCCCCTGCAAATCCGCCACCACGCCCACGCTGGACGCGGCGCTCGAACCAGAGAGCATATTCGCTAGCTCAGGGCCGAGCTCCTCCCTCAGCCGCGGGTACTGCCTCTGCATCTCATTATTAAACACCACACCACCAATAACCACAGAAATCGACGTGCCCATCTGTCTGATGAACCCAAACGCCGACGTCGCGGCCGCGATGTCGCGCGGCTCCACCGACGTCTGCACCGCAATCAGCGGACTCTGGAAGTTGGGCCCGATACCGAGCCCCGCGACGATCTGGTACAGGATAATCTTTGTAAAGTTGCGGTCGAGCGGTAGGTCGTGGAACAACCCGAACCCGACCGTCGTGACGAGCATGCCGCCGACGATGAGGTAGACGTAGTTGCCCGTCTTGCGGATCAGCACGCCCGCGACGGCGGACATGAGGGACAGCGAGAGGACGTAGGGGAGCAGGTAGACGCCCGAGAGGAGGGAGGAGACGCCCTGCACGCCCTGGAAGTAGAGCGGCAGCCAGTAGCTGCCCGAGATGAAGGCGAAGGCGTGGCAGAAGGCCGTCGCGAAGGCGGCCATGTTGGACCAGCTGCGGAAGAGGTGCATCGGGATGACGGGGTACCGCGCGTACTTCCACTCGTTGACCGCGAAGATGCCAATCGTGACGATGCCAAACACGATCAGACAGATGACAGTAGGCGAGCTCCACGGGTACTGAACGCCGCCGAACTCGAGTCCGAACAGGAACATGAGCGTGCCGCCGATGATGGTCAGCGTGCCGACCCAGTCGATCGCCTTCAGGCCCTGCGCGACGGGCGTCCGCGGGTTGTGCAGCTTGAGGACGAAGAAGAGCACGATGAAGCCGACGCCCGAGATGGGCAGGTTGACGTAGAAGCACCACCGCCAGGTGGCCTTGCTCGTGAAGACGCCGCCGAGGACGGGGCCGATGGCGCTCGAGACGGCCCAGACCATGCCCATGACGCCGAAGTAGACGCCGCGCTGGCGCATCGAGAAGAGGTCGCTTACGCAGATGTTGACGAGGACGAtgatgccgccgccgcctatGCCCTGGATCGCGCGGGCGCCGATGAGCATGCTGTGTCATGTTAGCAACATCTATACGCCATCCTCCGGTCTGAAGCTCTCAGAGACTTACCCCATGCTCGTAGACAACCCACAAATCAACGACCCAACCCAAAACACACCAACGGCGCACAGCAGAATGGGCTTCCGGCCCCAGATATCAGAAATCTTGCCCCAGGTCGGCACGAAAGCCGCATTACTGAGAAGGTACGCCGAGCCGATCCAGATGTATCCGATATTGCTATTAAACTCCTCCGCAATGGTCGGCACGGCGGTCGTGATAATCGTAACGTCCAGCGCCGCCAGGAACAGCGCCGCGCACAGCGAGAGCACGATGAGCGTTGTCTCGAGCTTCGTGCGGCCGGCCTCGGGCGTGTCTTCGGCGCCGGCCGCCGCTGCCGGTGGTGGCCCTTGCGCCGCTGCCGTGGCTTGTGTTTCGGGCGCGGCCTCTTTGGTGTCGCTGGGGGCCGTCACATGGCCTGTTGTCGCCGTTGGGGCAGTGGCGTCGTGGGAGAGTTCTTGTTCTTCCGCCTTGATGTTTGTCGCGTTGGGGTTGCTGCGGATGGTTACCGAGTCGCTGCTGGTGGTCGTGGGCGATCCATCTTCGGTTTGGGAGCCGGCGGCGCGCTCAATGTCGCCGACCTTTTCGTCGTCGTGGACCTCGTGGAAGTCTTTTGCTGTCATCTGTGCTTTGCTGTGCTGGACGATGGTCCTGGGCGGTATAGGAATGTCGTGTGAAGATTGTGTGCTTGTCTCAAGAGCTCAGTCTGTTTTCGGGATGGTGAGCGAGAGACTGATGATTCATAGGAGGAAGTGGTGAGTCTAAAGGTAGCTAGCTGAGGAGGACCTTTCAACGTGAGAATTGAAATGAGATCACCAGCTTCGcgcaaagagagagagacacgGTGAGGCGATGAGAGATACAACGTGCCGAGACTGGGTAATGCTCAGTGAGTGACAATGTTCAGCTACAACTAGTGAGAAGAAACCCGTAGCAGCAGTCGCTCCGTCATGATTGTCAAGAGGAAGAGTCAAAGGTCACCGAAACGAAACGAAAGAAAAGTGACGAGCCAAAGGCGCAACAAATTTCCATTACGAATCCAAAGTCGATGACAAGCACCTCCACATGCGCTCCAACCTGTACCCTCCCCTGGTCCCATGGCGAGGGAAAAGTGGACGTAAAGGGACTGGTCTCGAAGCAGCTAAGAGCAAGGGGTGTGAGATCTAAAGCATCCAAGACTGGGGTAAGTGAAAATCGTGTGTAATAGTGTACCCTACCTACTAAGGTAGTATGGGGGTGGAAAGACGCGAGAGCGACGAGAGCCGAGAGACACAAATGTCGACTGTTGCCGCGTTGCCGAATCGGCAAAAGTTGATTGACTCAATGACTACACTAAAAGCATGGATACGGATAGGTAGAGAACTCTTGCTGGGGCTAATGCGACATCGGATTTAACCAGCACAAGCTCGGCGCGAGAGCCGGTGAGAGTGTTTAGTTGACACTTCATgtctagtactttttatcCGAAGTCTCTATCCGTATAGACTCATAAGGTCTTCTCGGAGCACTTCGTCCTGCCGATTGGTTTATGTTAATGTTGAGTCCCCAAACGAGTTGGTGTTCTTATTATCCACCACCCAAAGCCGAAGCCGAACTACCTGACTAGGAAGCTAAAGACTGCTAAGCTGCTCATTGAATCCATCTACACTATTGACTTATCCCACCTGAACCGTGCCGTCATCCGTGAGACTGCTAGACTCAGCTGATGGCTTGGTAATCAGCCTTCAACTTCAACATTAACTCATATGTTACCGTATTACAGTTGTCATCCTTGATACATCTGCAACAGCGACAATTACGATCCTGCGACCCTGCGACTTGGACGCCGAGATCGCAGACAGTAACACCTTTGCGACGGGAATGAGGGACTGAGCCAGAAGTTTGAACAAGTGCCAGGGTCCTTGCCCCCACCTCGGCTGTTCCCCCCGCAATGGAAGGCTTATCCTTGGTTGTCGGAATGCTTGTCATCATCACTGGGTGTCTGCGATCGGGTTCGTCTTTGTGCATAGTGGTCTTGTCTATTGGCTGCTTCTCTGTTATTACCTAGTTAGACTATAGCCCATCTCTCTCATGGCAATATACTGGCTGGTTTATAGGGATGACTGTGTATATTACAGATCACCTTGAGAATGATACTAGAATATCTACCAGCCAAGCTACGAAATAAATGCCCAGCTTCTACAGCGGCACAGCCCGTTTTCTTGGAGCAGTTAGATAGAGCGTCAATTCCAGCCACGGGTGCTTAATATACACGAGGTACTAAACAGGTTACATTTTGTAATGCATCACACATAGGTGTTATACAAAGCACTACTTCAACCAGTAGAGGTGATACAAACATGAGTGACTGACAGACCTCGGAGTGGAGTTCCAAGCCTCCCTTGAATAGCTCACTCTCATCTCAAGTGGGAACTCACTCAAAAAAGCTTCACCACTCAGAAACCACCAACCTAATTTCAGCCTCAACCACCAACCACCAAACTCACAAACAATGCTTCTTTCAACGTCGTGATCACATACCCCTACCATCCACCTCCCTCTCCAGCATCTCACACTCATGAGGCTCTTCTTCCGCCCAACCCAAATCTCAGCCTCATTGCGCCTCACAAACCACCCCTTTAATAATCCCTCCTCATCAAGACTCATCACCACAATGTCCTCCTCCCAAGCACAATCATCACGGACTTACACCGACGCAATCAACCTCCTAAACACCCTCATCCCAAACCTCAAAGTCCACGCCCTCTTCAACAAACCAAAAGATGCCGCTCCCGCCTCCGCAGCACCAGCAACACCAACACCAGACCCAAACCTCCTCGCCATCCCCGAAATGCGCGCCTGGCTCCTCCGCGCAAACCTCACCCCCGAACGCCTCGCCTCCCTCTCCTTCATCCACATAGCAGGCACAAAAGGAAAAGGCTCCGTAACAGCCCTCACGACCTCGGCCCTCCTCAACCActcatcctcatcctcctcgCCCCCTTCCACGACTTCGATAGGCCCCATAGGAACCTACACCTCCCCCCACCTCCTCACCCCCCGCGAGCGCATCGCAATCTCAAACACCCCCATCTCCCAAACCCTCTTCGCAACATCCTTCTTCGAACTCTGGGACGCCCTCTCCTCCTGCACCTCCCCCTCCGCCCCCGGCAGCAGCGCCAGCACCGCCGGGCCCGACCTCGGCATCGAACCGGGCTCCAAACCCTTCTACTTCCGCTTCCTCACCCTCCTCGCCCTGCACGTCTTCCTCAAACTCCGCGTCCGCACCGTGGTGTTGGAATGCGGCATCGGCGGCGAGTACGACGCCACGAACGCCATCCCACCCGAGGCGGTGACGACTTCGGTCATCACGCAGCTGGGCATCGATCATGTTGCGATGTTGGGGTCCACACCCTCGCAGATCGCGTGGCATAAAGCGGGTGTGATGAAACCCGGCGTCGCGACCTTCACGCGCAGGTTATCCGATGAGGCACACCCGGGCGTGATGACCGCCCTCCGCTCCCGCGCGCGCGAAGTAGGCGCGGAGCTAATCGAGgtcgacgacgaggacgtCACTGCGTGGAGCGGCGTCAAGGACGCAAAGTTACCAGGCGGGGACTTTCAAAAGAGGAACCAGGCTCTCGCTGCGCTGGCTGCGAGGCGGCACATCCAGGTCCTTCAAGCCCGAGAAGCGGGGTCAAGCACGGTAGGAAAGGCGAATCGTTCGCTGGCGGATGTCCCCGGAGTCATCATCGCCGGTCTGCGCGAGGCGACGCTCCGCGGCCGGCACGAAGTCCTCAGACAGGGCGGTGTATCGTGGTACCTCGACGGCGCGCACAACGCGGATAGTCTGGCCGAAGTAGCGCGCTGGATATCACCCATCGTCACCGCCACGACCTCCTCAGACACCGCTCACGACGACGGAGAAAGTTTCGTCCTCGTCTTCAACCAGCAAGAGCGCGACGCCTCCGCCCTCCTGACAGAGTTCCTCCGCCAGATGAAGACCCTGGGTGTCGACCTCGAGACGCGGCTGGCTGCGGCCGTCTTCACGAGGAACGACAAGGCTAACATCGCCGGCGAGGGCGGGGAGGTAGATCTCAGTGTTCAGCAGGCGTGTGCTGCGGCGTTCAGGGAACTGTATCCTGCTACAAAGGTCGTGGTGTGCAGGGACCTGACGGAGATGAAGAGCGCCGTCGATGGCGTCGCGGAGCCATCGTCGGGGACAAACGTGCTGGTTACGGGGAGCATGTATCTCGTTGGAAACGTCATCGGCTTCTTGGAGCCGGAAAATCTATTGTAATCCACCCAGAATAGAAGACTGAAGAATATAGAAGATATAAATCTAGAGTTGAATCCGTGAGGACATGTCTGTTCGTGCCCCTATGTAAAGCCGTTGTTAAACCCCATTGTATCCCATAAGACCCCAACCTCTTGGAGTCAAACGCAAAAGCAATATGAATACTCCACACCCTGGAAACATCTACAAAGCATCCGCGCCCTCCAGGATGCCCAGCGCGCCACCAACAAGATGCAAACTCCCCGTGACAAGAGCCTGTACACTCTCGCCCTCCGGCAGGCCCTCGCCGACGCTCCGGACGTGGTTCAAGGCCTCTTCGATAGTCGGTATCACGCGCACGTCGGCGTGGGGATCCAGCTTGGACCAGCGCTCCGCGAACTGCCTCTGCACCGTCATGGCCTCGATGGCTTTGGCGTCGTACTGGTGGTTGACGAAGTCTTTCCATCGTCAAGTCAGCATCTTCTTCTCTCGTCCAAACATTCCGACCATCCCAACGACACTTGAGAAGGAAAAGGGGGCTCACCTCGCTTATACCCAGTCCGGGCATACGTAACGTTCGTACAAAACACCACGCTCTCAAACGCCCTCCCATCCACCCTCTTGATAGCCTCGTACATGCCATCCAAAAAGTCAATCGCCTCCGTCCGACCCTGCTGGTTAAACACCAGCGCCCTCGGCCCCTTCTTCCCCCTGCGCGCACTCTCGTCCACATACCACCGCGCCGCCATCCTCAGACTATCCGTCGTATGCGCCCCGTCAACGTACCACGCAACGGCGCCCTCCTCCTTCACCTCACACCGCCCCCTCCAAACAACCCCCTCCAACCCCTCCACAAACGGCGCCGACAACCTCCCCGGGTCCCTCCTGAACTCGGGATCGACCCTCTCCAGCGCAGTCTCCGCGAGCCGCACCGCCAAACTCGCATTCCTCTTCTGGAAAACCGCATCAGGACGGATCTTGACGCCCCCAAGCCGCGGATCAACGCCAACAACCTCCATCTCGACCCCCTTCTCCCTCGCCCGCTCCTCCAACACCCCCGCCGCCCCAGCAACCTGCTCAACAGTGAACCCCTTACTCCCAGCCTTCATAATCCCGCCCTTGTGCCACGCAATCTTCTCCACCGTATCCCCCAGCGCGAAAACGTGATCGATCCCCAACGTCGTAATCCCCGTCGCGACAGGCCGTCCCACAAGATTCGTAGCATCATACTCCCCTCCGATCCCCGTCTCCAAAATAGCAACATCGCACCCCTCGCTCAGGAAAGCATGGAAACTAACCAGCGTCAGATACCGCGAATATATCGGCCTCGTCCCCACCGCAACAACCTCTCCCAGCACCTCATTCTCCTCCCCCAACCGATCCCACACCTCGAAGAAATACCGCGCAAACAGCGCCTCGGATATCGGCACGCCGTTGATCCGTATCCGCTCCCTCACCGCGATCAAATGCGGCGAGATCAACAACCCGACCTTGCGCGGTATCGACCTCGGCGAAGCGGCGCGGTGCCGCGCGAGGATGGAGTCGGTGAAGGCGCAGGTGCTTCCCTTCCCCTTTGTCCCCGCGACGTGGATCACGTTGAGGCCGTCGAGGTCGGAGACGGAGTAGCCCACGCGCGCGAGGTACGCTCGCATTTCGGCGACGGAGGCTTCGTCGGGGCGGATGCCCGCCTTGCGGCGGGCTTCGATTACGGCGAAGGGGGTTTGGAGGGTGTTGAGCGCGTCGACGGCGTCCTGGGGGTAAACTGAGTTAGTAAAGTTTGGTTCTGCGGTGTGCTTTTGTCCTCTCCTCTCCTCGTCTTGTGGTCCTCAACTGCGTGGCTCTGTGAAGTCAAGCTTGAAGCGGCAGAGATGTCGCGATCTCCGACCTCGGAGACAACGCTCTGAAGCTTCACAGCGGGAAGGGGGACATCTTGGGGGAAGACTTACATTGTACGTCCTCCCGGCGGTAGCCATCATTCGTCGTCCCAAGAATGTGGAAAGTAGGAAACTTCTGCTGCTGGCGCTGCGCGTGAGGCGTATTACGTGGCGGGATGCATGATGCATCAAGGACGTTGGGAATGCTCCCTCTCTTTTTGGGGGGGAGGTCCTTTACAGCGGGGCTCGAGATGGAGGGGTTACCAGAGCTCTCCCTTGAACTCTGGTTAAGGTACTTTGGAAAGGTAGAATTTCGGGGTGTGGTAAGCTGCTGCGTCTGCTACCGGGTTTCGGTGGGGGGTTCATTCTGATTATATGCGGCTTCCACTGGGGGTGGGCGCTTCGGGACTCGAGCCGGGAGAGCGTGGTCCGGGGGCCCTGCGCTCGGCGCTCGTCCCGTTTCCTTAAAAGTCTGCGCCGAACAAGGTAGTCCGGACGGCTCTCGTGGCACCGGCTTGTGACAGCGCGTCGGAGAGCCTCTAAAAACTCAATGCGTGTTTTTATACCATTTACTTTAGGTACTAGTTAACCATGTGTCTTTACAATAAGCTTCCTTTCAGGTTGGGTAATGGCCCGAATGAATCAACTAAGCAAATGCCAAACCGCGCTCTGGGTCTGTAGCATACAGAGGCAGTACGGACATCACAAGTAGAAAGACTTGATAAAATACACTGCCTTCATTCAAGTCTATGGGCTATGTCTTACACAGACCAGAGGTCTAGGCTATCTtgctcactctcactcttctAAATAGTCTCCCCGTGGGAGCCCCCCTTCATACTAGaacaaaagaaaaagaatatttCCCGTCCATTATTCTACCTTGAGACTCTGCAGGCGCGCTTCTGTCGCAATGACCTAGAATTAAACACATTAGTTATCGGACATTCCTCACATGCATTTCACGAGGGTATACTCACATCAAGAGCCTGCTGGACCTCAAGAACCTTCCTCACCTCACCGAGCCAGTCTCTGCTCAGCGTCTTCGCCCAGCCCTGCAGACCGTTCATCTCACGGGCCGCAGCATCCAGGTTACCCTCCTCCAACAGCGTCTGCGTGCGGGTGAGGATGCTCTCAACGTCATCGCCGCCGACCAGGCCCTGCTTCTTGAACATGACCTTGCTGAGGAGGTAGCTCGACGCGTGGCTGGCGACGCCGGCCTCCTCGGGCAGGAGGGACGCCTTGCGCACCTCGTTGGCGACTATCCTGAAGCGGTCGATAAGCTGTGCCGCGTTGGAGAGTCCGCGCTGGTAGGCCGACGGGTTGATCGAGGCAATGGCCGCGTTGACGACAGGGTCTTCGGCCGCAATCTCCTTGAGCGCAACGAGTTCGCGCGTAAACGGCTTGGGCGTCGTCGCGTTCTCCAGGCTGGCGCGGACGGCGTCCACAGCGACGTGGAGCTGCTGAGTGCGCAGGTTGGTGTCGACAACCTCGTTCCAGCCCGTCGTCAGCTTCTCGAGGTCCTGGACAGCCGCCGACAGGTTGTTGAGCTTGCCGAGGCGGCCCTCGCGCTCGGCCTCGACGTGGCCCTGTACCTCGGCAACGAACTCCTTCTTCAGGGCGAGCGCCTGCTCCAGAAGCTGGTTGTTGAGACGCTCCTCGTTAAGCTGCTTCTCGCGCTCCAGCAGAAGCTTGACGCGCTCGTTGTAGGCATCCTTGACCTTCTTCATCTCGTCCTCGAAATCCTTTCTCCACTGGGTCTCCTGGGCGACCATGGCGGACTCGACGCGGGCAATCAGGTCGTTGGCGGCCTTGTCAAAGTCGGCGACCTTTGCCTCAACCTCGGAAGCAGCCTTCTCCTCGACCGAAGACTTGATGGCCTTGATCTTGCCTCCGACCTTGCTCAACTCGCCCTTGGCCTTGGCAATGGTCGGAGAGTAGCGGCCGTGGGCCTTGTCAGCGTTGATAACGGTGATGATGTCGTTGAGCATGCGAACGAGGTCCTGGACGACGGGCTCGGTGGCATCCTCAATCTTCAGCGCGTCGATCGGGGCAATGGGAGGGAATCGCGAAGGCTCGTTGACCTCGGGGGCCTTGAATCCGTTCGAGTCCTCCTTGGGCGcagaagcagcagcaggcTTGGTCTCCTTGGCGGGCTCAGGCGCGGCCTTGGGAGCCTCCGGCGCAGGCTTGGGCTTCTCGGCCGGCTTGCTCACCTCCTCCTTGACAGCGACGACCTTGGCAGCAGCCTTGTCAACAGCGCTCGACTGACGACCAGCGGGCTCGCCGTTATCGGCTACTCTCCATGACGCGCCGCTCTGGGCGGGGATCTTGACCTGGCTTCCGGTATCTCTTCCCTTGATCTTGTTCGAGAGGTTGGGGAATCGCTTGCGGAAGTCTGCTTCCTCAAAGTAGAGAACGGCCTGCTCGCCAAAGGGAATATATTCGGTGAAGAAGTCGTGGAAGTTATCGTTGACGCGCGAGTACCAGACACCGCCTCCGAAGCCGACGGCGCCGAGGATGGCGAGGGTCAAGACGAGGTTTCTCAATCGGCGGAAGAAACCCTTCTTCTTGGGCGCGGCAGCGGCGGGCGACTCgggcggaggaggagcagcggcagcggcagcggcagcctcGAGGTTGGGAACGACGACCGCGGGATCGGGAGTCGGGGGCGTAAGAGGAACCTCTTGCTTGGGGATGGTCGGCTCGACGGCGGAAATTTCGGGGACGGCGCTCTTCTCTGAGGTGATGGTCTCTGATGCCGGCAGGACGGCGGGTTTGGAAGGGTCGACAGCGGGCTTCTTGTCGTCTGCGAAATGCCTCCTCTGGCGGGCGGCAGCGGCCTGCCATTGGCGGCCAACGACGGCCGCCGCAGGCCTGTGGCCGAGCACCCTCACGGATCGAATCGACGTTCGCAACATGAGGGGATGCAATGGGCCGACAGGGCGTAATTGGGGGTGAATGATGTCGAGGGGGAGTTGCAGTGGGAGGTGTTCCGTACCTTTTGGTGACGGGAATCCAGGCACAAAAAAGCTCAGGGAAAAGTTCGGCTAAAACTGGGTGAGCTTCCAGCCGCGCCGTGCTGGTCCGCTGCGAGCGCCGAGCGGCAGGAACCGGGATCTCAGCCAGGACCACCTGCCTGCCTATACCTTACTACGTACTTGTTTGTaccttactacgtaaagTACCTCAGAAAGAGCTCACGTCACCTGTCAATTATTGACACGCGGCTTTCACCCTCTCCCGTCTTCATCAAATTGATAAATTGATATACATCATGT
The DNA window shown above is from Colletotrichum lupini chromosome 7, complete sequence and carries:
- a CDS encoding major facilitator superfamily transporter; the encoded protein is MASPSASEKQQQYVRKSLDSTSGDRTAAATPDVNMLRDDKHIPDDSSLGRSSRDDSSDDNGDNLAPQQSNASSVWAVDGMSFPREAMFVIICCMAQFCTQAAYMETLVLLHVIGGSFHVDNPARLAWLVAGYSLTVGTFILFSGRLGDAFGYKRMLIIGFAWFSLWSLIAGLSVYSNFTLAVFSRVLQGIGPAICLPNALALFGAAYPPGHRKAMVFSFFGAVAPMGGVVGAAIACTLELEWWPWALWALSIWLAILAVAGYFIIPEPHAKVDRPPRTLSDMFVELDIPGAVTGIVALILFNFAWNQAPIDGWKTPTVLVPLILGLVLFGVFTAIEFKYAEKPLLPFDAVNADVAFVLAAVVCGWATFGIWTLYLVQILQEIRTLSPLLTCAWFSPVVVTGGLAAVITGKLLGPLKVRPPVVMTMALIAFTVGVILTATAPENQIYWAQIFVSMIIMPFGMDMSFPAATLILSNAVKKEHQGIGASLVNTVVNYGIALGVGFAGTVEVHVSKGAGTKEEQFRGFRGALYMGVGLAGLGLCVALTFLAREWRHRKGGSGNEEKAAEAQTGNS
- a CDS encoding multidrug resistance protein fnx1, whose translation is MGPGEGTALETSTQSSHDIPIPPRTIVQHSKAQMTAKDFHEVHDDEKVGDIERAAGSQTEDGSPTTTSSDSVTIRSNPNATNIKAEEQELSHDATAPTATTGHVTAPSDTKEAAPETQATAAAQGPPPAAAAGAEDTPEAGRTKLETTLIVLSLCAALFLAALDVTIITTAVPTIAEEFNSNIGYIWIGSAYLLSNAAFVPTWGKISDIWGRKPILLCAVGVFWVGSLICGLSTSMGMLIGARAIQGIGGGGIIVLVNICVSDLFSMRQRGVYFGVMGMVWAVSSAIGPVLGGVFTSKATWRWCFYVNLPISGVGFIVLFFVLKLHNPRTPVAQGLKAIDWVGTLTIIGGTLMFLFGLEFGGVQYPWSSPTVICLIVFGIVTIGIFAVNEWKYARYPVIPMHLFRSWSNMAAFATAFCHAFAFISGSYWLPLYFQGVQGVSSLLSGVYLLPYVLSLSLMSAVAGVLIRKTGNYVYLIVGGMLVTTVGFGLFHDLPLDRNFTKIILYQIVAGLGIGPNFQSPLIAVQTSVEPRDIAAATSAFGFIRQMGTSISVVIGGVVFNNEMQRQYPRLREELGPELANMLSGSSAASSVGVVADLQGEQGQIARGAYLSSLRTMYIVYVAFAGLGLVLSLFVRQVQLSKKHTEHKTGLKTLRSRTGK